A single window of Channa argus isolate prfri chromosome 12, Channa argus male v1.0, whole genome shotgun sequence DNA harbors:
- the LOC137137399 gene encoding apolipoprotein L6-like isoform X2 — MEEQGKLQITHTSAEFLRLKQDEDGLLVWWRSVEDWDEWNEANQEDEAEELVEQAADRVFMAARLFVCIFNRRGPKLQLRILELLAVADSADSFHKKTVTASVGGGLASVAGSVTTITGLILAPFTAGTSLIVTAVGIGVATAGGLTSASANITDTVHSKTDRNKVEMMIQEYQEEMKDIKECLQFLQEGMETLEEWNFEKYAETITKKYLNQNVKHVMKEGGRAGKALVTNTESLISTIQVLSVAGGAAKAAQVMSVTTGVMSGLFLALDVFFLAKDSMELRKGAKTEFAAKIREVCKDLQDGMLELNRIKDQLQKTIGGVEEEEDEEQLKSDLKKLAGLEE, encoded by the exons GATGAAGATGGCCTCCTGGTGTGGTGGAGATCAGTTGAAG aCTGGGATGAGTGGAACGAGGCAAACCAGGAAGATGAGGCTGAAGA ATTGGTCGAACAAGCAGCTGACCGTGTCTTCATGGCAGCTCGTctctttgtttgcatttttaaccGACGTGGCCCCAAGCTACAGCTGCGTATCCTGGAGCTCCTCGCTGTGGCCGATTCCGCCGATAGTTTCCATAAGAAAACAGTCACTGCCAGTGTCGGTGGTGGGCTGGCTAGTGTTGCAGGGTCCGTCACTACTATTACCGGCCTTATTCTGGCTCCCTTCACTGCAGGAACATCACTCATTGTCACAGCTGTAGGCATTGGTGTAGCTACAGCTGGTGGCTTAACATCTGCTTCAGCCAATATCACAGATACAGTCCATTCAAAGACAGATCGCAACAAGGTGGAGATGATGATCCAAGAGTACCAGGAGGAGATGAAGGACATTAAAGAGTGCCTCCAGTTTTTGCAG GAAGGAATGGAGACACTTGAGGAGTGGAACTTTGAGAAGTATGCAGAGACCATCACAAAGAAGTACCTCAACCAGAATGTCAAGCATGTAATGAAGGAGGGCGGCCGGGCCGGGAAGGCTTTAGTGACCAACACTGAGAGTCTGATTAGTACTATTCAAGTTCTCAGTGTGGCAGGTGGTGCTGCTAAAGCCGCTCAAGTAATGAGTGTTACAACAGGAGTTATGTCAGGTCTCTTCCTGGCCCTCGATGTGTTTTTCTTAGCAAAGGACTCCATGGAGCTGAGAAAAGGTGCAAAGACTGAATTTGCTGCAAAGATCCGAGAAGTTTGTAAGGACCTGCAGGACGGGATGCTGGAGCTGAACCGCATCAAGGACCAGCTGCAGAAAACCATAGGTGGggtagaggaggaagaggatgaagagcaatTAAAGTCTGATCTAAAGAAACTTGCGGGGCTTGAAGAGTAA